In Rutidosis leptorrhynchoides isolate AG116_Rl617_1_P2 chromosome 2, CSIRO_AGI_Rlap_v1, whole genome shotgun sequence, one genomic interval encodes:
- the LOC139894523 gene encoding clavaminate synthase-like protein At3g21360 produces MATGKFVFQEVSLPQQKPHYNGLLFPAVLSPNLIGTKSTTIQLFDFQEAIKAHKPWLESLLNKRGAILFRGFPVTSPSDFNDVVEAFGFPEAVYVGGRASRTQVVGRVYTANECPPGKGIPFHHEMAYVPDFPTKLFFFCDEEPGEGGETPIVLSHIIYDKMKERHPEFVAKLEEHGLTYIKVASDVDDPSSFTGGSWKSAYKTDDKSVAEDRASKLGTKLEWIGNTAKIISGPVPAIRSFDSGRKTWFNSLAVSYNGPASEKIYNGNTSVELGNGDLVPDDAMVDFLNILEEECVAIPWKKGDVLLVNNLMVLHSRRPLLKPPRRVLASLCK; encoded by the exons ATGGCCACCGGAAAATTCGTATTCCAAGAAGTATCCCTGCCACAACAAAAACCTCATTACAACGGGCTTTTATTCCCGGCCGTGTTATCCCCAAACCTTATTGGCACTAAATCTACCACAATACAACTTTTTGATTTCCAAGAGGCGATCAAAGCTCATAAACCATGGTTGGAATCTCTTCTTAACAAAAGAGGTGCTATTTTATTTCGAGGTTTCCCTGTTACGTCTCCTTCTGACTTTAACGACGTCGTTGAAGCTTTTGGCTTCCCTGAAGCAGTGTATGTAGGCGGCCGAGCATCAAGAACTCAAGTCGTTGGTCGAGTTTACACCGCAAATGAATGTCCTCCTGGAAAAGGAATTCCTTTCCATCACGAGATGGCTTAT GTACCGGATTTTCCCACCAAATTATTTTTCTTTTGTGACGAAGAACCTGGAGAAGGAGGAGAAACTCCAATAGTTTTGagtcatataatatatgataagatgAAAGAAAGGCACCCGGAGTTCGTGGCAAAACTCGAGGAACATGGATTGACATATATAAAAGTAGCTAGTGATGTGGACGATCCATCGTCCTTCACCGGCGGTAGTTGGAAGTCGGCATACAAGACTGATGACAAGAGTGTTGCTGAAGATAG GGCATCTAAGCTTGGAACGAAGCTGGAATGGATAGGAAATACTGCAAAAATAATATCAGGTCCAGTACCGGCTATTAGGTCGTTTGACAGTGGAAGGAAAACGTGGTTTAATAGTCTTGCAGTTAGTTACAATGGCCCTGCAAGTGAGAAAATATACAACGGGAATACATCAGTGGAGCTTGGTAACGGTGATCTTGTTCCTGATGATGCTATGGTAGACTTTCTGAATATATTGGAAGAAGAATGTGTTGCGATACCTTGGAAAAAAGGCGACGTTTTGCTTGTCAATAATCTAATGGTTCTTCATAGCCGACGACCGCTTCTAAAGCCACCTCGTCGTGTACTAGCTTCCCTTTGCAAGTGA